Proteins from a single region of Nitrospinota bacterium:
- a CDS encoding TrkA family potassium uptake protein, whose translation MALKRFAVIGLGKFGHYLARFLYERGHEVIAIDVDKETVQGIKDYATQAIIADATNKETLMSLGIQEVDTAIVSLGTRIDHSVLVTLHLKELAVKDIVVKAISEDHRKILEIIGAHQVVFPEKDMAQRLAINLSSRNLLDYLPLSPGISIMELAPIQPFLGKTIKDLQLRNLYGVQIIAIKELIPERVNLIPSPDTVIKESDILVVLGTDESLRKMEQASA comes from the coding sequence ATGGCGTTAAAACGTTTCGCGGTCATCGGCCTGGGAAAATTCGGGCACTACCTCGCCCGCTTTCTCTATGAGAGGGGGCACGAGGTAATCGCCATCGACGTGGATAAGGAAACGGTGCAGGGCATAAAGGACTACGCCACCCAGGCGATCATCGCCGATGCCACCAACAAGGAAACGCTGATGTCGCTTGGCATACAGGAGGTCGATACCGCCATCGTCAGCCTCGGCACCCGCATCGACCATTCGGTGCTGGTGACGTTGCACCTCAAGGAGTTGGCGGTGAAGGATATTGTTGTGAAGGCGATATCCGAAGACCACCGCAAAATACTCGAGATTATCGGCGCCCACCAAGTGGTGTTCCCCGAAAAGGACATGGCCCAGCGGCTCGCGATCAACCTCTCATCGCGCAATCTGCTGGACTACCTGCCGCTGTCGCCGGGCATCTCCATCATGGAGTTGGCCCCCATCCAGCCGTTCCTCGGCAAGACGATCAAGGATTTGCAATTGCGGAATCTCTATGGCGTACAGATCATCGCCATAAAGGAACTGATACCGGAGCGGGTAAATTTGATCCCGTCCCCCGATACCGTGATAAAGGAATCGGACATTCTGGTGGTTCTGGGCACGGATGAATCGCTGCGCAAGATGGAGCAGGCCTCGGCCTGA
- a CDS encoding potassium transporter TrkH yields the protein MNELGKKIRRRLEPSHWVILLYAAAIFIGGVALRLPVAQLKPVAFIDTLFISASAITVTGLSTVNVAESFTFFGQVMIMVLIQLGGLGILTVSSVFTIMLGRAVSMRGSGVFFDSFSISHQIDFKKLMKAVLFLMFSFEALGTAILTADWAHTMGWRKAFFAAMFHSVAAFCNAGISIFPNGLIGFEKDAVAEFTIAGLIIAGGLGFITISEIYRRRHGLIPGRLRRMFARQGEEAVPRQSWSLQTRVVLVYSALLVGLGMMGYFAFELNNTLEGRPFGDQLMLSFFHSVGARTAGFQNVDFADLNNTTLNMIILLMFIGTAPGSTGGGVKVTTFAIMAALAVSRARGFEAVHVANRAIPEQTLSRAIAILSISVALLLTFITMLLITEGETAGHAARSVHGHFLEIVFEAVSAFGTVGYSMGITGSLSGMGKMLIILLMMVGKLGPLTIALAVTARARARLYQLSEESVMVG from the coding sequence ATGAATGAACTTGGTAAAAAAATACGGCGCCGGCTCGAACCGTCCCACTGGGTAATCCTGCTCTATGCCGCCGCCATTTTTATCGGCGGAGTGGCGCTCCGTTTGCCGGTTGCGCAGCTCAAGCCGGTGGCGTTTATCGACACGCTTTTCATATCCGCCTCCGCCATCACCGTCACCGGGCTTTCCACCGTCAACGTGGCGGAAAGCTTCACCTTTTTCGGCCAGGTGATGATTATGGTTCTCATTCAACTGGGGGGGCTGGGAATTTTAACCGTTTCGTCGGTATTCACCATCATGCTTGGCCGGGCCGTATCCATGCGCGGGTCGGGCGTATTTTTCGATTCGTTCTCCATTTCGCACCAGATCGATTTTAAAAAACTGATGAAGGCGGTGCTGTTCCTCATGTTCAGCTTCGAGGCGCTGGGAACCGCGATTTTAACCGCCGATTGGGCGCATACAATGGGGTGGCGCAAGGCGTTCTTCGCGGCGATGTTCCATTCCGTCGCGGCATTCTGCAATGCCGGCATTTCCATCTTCCCCAACGGCCTGATTGGCTTCGAGAAGGATGCCGTGGCGGAGTTCACCATCGCGGGACTCATCATCGCCGGGGGGTTGGGTTTCATCACCATCAGCGAGATATACCGGCGGCGGCACGGCCTGATTCCCGGGCGGCTGCGCCGGATGTTCGCCCGGCAGGGGGAAGAAGCCGTTCCGCGGCAGTCATGGTCGTTGCAGACGCGGGTGGTGCTGGTCTACTCCGCCCTGCTGGTGGGGTTGGGCATGATGGGTTACTTTGCTTTTGAGCTGAACAACACCTTGGAAGGGCGGCCGTTTGGCGATCAACTGATGCTCTCTTTTTTCCACTCCGTCGGCGCCCGCACGGCCGGCTTCCAGAACGTCGATTTTGCCGATCTTAACAATACCACGCTCAACATGATCATCCTGCTCATGTTCATCGGCACGGCTCCCGGCTCCACCGGCGGCGGGGTGAAGGTGACCACGTTCGCCATCATGGCGGCGCTGGCGGTATCGCGCGCCCGCGGCTTCGAGGCGGTGCATGTGGCCAACCGCGCCATCCCGGAGCAAACCCTGTCGCGCGCCATCGCCATCCTTTCCATCTCCGTGGCGCTGCTGCTCACTTTCATCACGATGTTGCTGATAACGGAAGGGGAAACGGCCGGCCACGCGGCGCGCTCGGTGCATGGCCATTTCCTCGAGATCGTCTTCGAAGCGGTGTCGGCCTTCGGCACCGTGGGGTATTCGATGGGGATCACCGGATCGCTCTCCGGCATGGGAAAGATGCTCATCATCCTCCTCATGATGGTCGGCAAGCTGGGACCGCTCACCATCGCGCTGGCGGTAACGGCCCGCGCGCGCGCGCGGCTTTACCAGTTGTCCGAAGAATCGGTTATGGTAGGCTAG
- a CDS encoding mannose-1-phosphate guanylyltransferase, protein MFKDRLFGVIIAGGRGTRFWPLSRKARPKHLLNFLGDTSLLRQTADRVMPLASAARLFVVTAQSHADEVREVLSDIPPQNILVEPAGKNTAPAIALAAAHILDKDPNGIMAVLPSDHIIEPRDKFLADLEEGARLADARRALAIFGIRPTRPETGYGYIEVGQKLEGRAFGVASFKEKPNLKKAKDYLGTGRYLWNSGMFVFRADVYVEKMRRHLPDLFAAWERYANGKKGAEDLNEYYAAAEAVSIDHGIMEKLAGEAAVIAASFNWSDIGSWGATDELWRADEKGNRARGGDIVPISAEGNTVVSKKLVALLGVENLIVVETDDAILITRKEKAQEIKNLVEEMERRGLNRYL, encoded by the coding sequence GTGTTCAAGGATCGTCTTTTTGGGGTTATCATCGCTGGTGGGCGGGGTACGCGGTTTTGGCCGCTGTCGCGCAAGGCGCGGCCCAAGCATCTGCTTAATTTTTTGGGCGACACCTCGTTGTTGCGCCAGACCGCCGACCGCGTGATGCCGCTCGCCAGTGCGGCGCGGCTGTTCGTGGTGACCGCCCAAAGCCACGCCGATGAAGTGAGGGAAGTTCTTTCGGACATCCCGCCGCAAAACATCCTTGTCGAGCCGGCCGGTAAAAACACCGCTCCCGCCATCGCATTGGCCGCCGCCCACATCCTGGATAAAGATCCGAACGGCATCATGGCGGTGCTTCCCTCCGACCACATCATCGAGCCGCGCGATAAATTTTTGGCTGACCTCGAAGAGGGGGCGCGGCTGGCCGACGCGCGGCGGGCGCTCGCCATCTTCGGCATCCGCCCAACCCGCCCCGAAACCGGCTACGGCTACATCGAAGTGGGCCAAAAGCTGGAGGGGCGCGCATTCGGCGTCGCCTCGTTCAAGGAAAAGCCGAACCTCAAGAAGGCCAAGGATTATCTCGGCACCGGCCGCTACCTGTGGAACAGCGGCATGTTCGTTTTCCGCGCCGACGTGTATGTGGAAAAAATGCGCCGCCATCTGCCGGACCTTTTCGCCGCGTGGGAACGCTATGCCAACGGGAAGAAGGGCGCGGAAGACCTCAACGAATATTACGCCGCCGCCGAGGCGGTCTCCATCGACCACGGCATCATGGAAAAGCTGGCGGGAGAGGCGGCGGTCATCGCCGCCTCGTTCAACTGGAGCGATATCGGCAGTTGGGGCGCCACCGACGAGTTGTGGCGGGCGGATGAAAAAGGGAACCGCGCGCGCGGTGGCGATATCGTCCCGATTTCCGCCGAGGGGAACACCGTCGTATCCAAAAAGCTGGTTGCCCTTTTGGGTGTGGAAAACCTCATCGTGGTGGAGACCGATGACGCCATTCTCATCACCCGGAAAGAAAAAGCGCAGGAGATCAAAAACCTCGTGGAAGAGATGGAGCGCCGCGGCCTCAACCGCTATCTGTGA
- a CDS encoding phosphatidylglycerophosphatase A, translating to MPKTVSDRLVLFLSTGFYSGYSPVAPGTAGSVVGVAVYFLLLPLGWPVYVAVTLAVTILGIWVSGRAETLFGQKDSKHIVIDEIAGQLIALFMAPPVWWAVLAGFGLFRLFDVAKFWPMSALEKLKGGVGVMLDDVAAGLLALAALHIILLTV from the coding sequence ATGCCGAAAACCGTTTCCGACCGGCTGGTCCTTTTTCTGTCCACCGGGTTTTATTCCGGCTACAGCCCCGTTGCCCCCGGCACCGCCGGATCGGTGGTCGGCGTGGCGGTCTATTTTCTTCTGTTGCCGCTTGGCTGGCCCGTCTATGTGGCGGTTACGCTGGCGGTCACCATTTTGGGGATATGGGTTTCAGGGCGGGCCGAAACGCTATTCGGCCAAAAAGATTCAAAGCATATAGTGATAGACGAAATCGCGGGGCAGCTTATCGCCCTGTTTATGGCGCCTCCCGTCTGGTGGGCGGTTCTGGCCGGATTCGGACTTTTCAGGCTGTTTGATGTGGCAAAATTCTGGCCGATGTCGGCCTTGGAGAAACTCAAGGGGGGGGTGGGGGTCATGTTGGACGATGTGGCGGCCGGCCTGCTGGCGCTGGCGGCATTGCACATTATTCTTTTGACCGTTTGA